The Deinococcus wulumuqiensis R12 genome has a window encoding:
- a CDS encoding RBBP9/YdeN family alpha/beta hydrolase, with protein MSSLPSLKGLPRLVIVPGLGDSGPEHWQSLWEQKFGAARVRQDDPENPAPQSWAARLQEVVEATPGDLVLVAHSCGVPTVAHWAQLYPVSERVKGALLVAPPDTENATLQREHPAACQMAPVPLLPLPFPAFVVASENDPFCTPERAEQFADAWGAAFVTAGEAGHINIASGHGDWPEGEVLLSEALHAWTPQGFTRL; from the coding sequence ATGTCCAGCCTGCCCAGCCTGAAGGGGCTGCCCCGTCTGGTCATCGTGCCCGGCCTGGGCGACTCCGGGCCGGAGCACTGGCAAAGCCTCTGGGAGCAGAAGTTCGGCGCGGCGCGGGTGCGGCAGGACGACCCGGAGAACCCGGCGCCGCAGAGCTGGGCGGCCCGCTTGCAGGAGGTGGTGGAGGCGACCCCTGGCGACCTGGTGCTGGTCGCCCACTCGTGCGGCGTGCCCACCGTCGCGCACTGGGCGCAACTTTATCCCGTCAGCGAACGGGTGAAGGGGGCATTGCTGGTCGCGCCGCCCGACACCGAGAACGCCACCTTGCAGCGCGAACACCCCGCGGCCTGCCAGATGGCCCCGGTGCCTCTGCTTCCCCTCCCCTTCCCGGCATTCGTGGTCGCCAGCGAGAACGACCCCTTCTGCACCCCGGAGCGCGCCGAGCAGTTTGCCGACGCCTGGGGCGCCGCGTTCGTGACGGCGGGCGAGGCCGGACACATCAACATCGCCAGTGGACATGGTGACTGGCCCGAAGGCGAGGTGCTGCTCTCCGAAGCCCTGCACGCCTGGACGCCGCAGGGGTTCACGCGGCTGTGA
- the trxA gene encoding thioredoxin — protein sequence MKPVELTDGNFTSEIAQGLTLVDFWAPWCGPCRIIAPVIEELAGQYEGRVKVAKVNVDDNPATSGQFRVMSIPTMILFKDGQPVEGMVGAQPKRAFESLLDKHLGTAVN from the coding sequence ATGAAGCCTGTGGAACTCACGGACGGCAACTTTACGAGCGAAATCGCGCAGGGCCTGACCCTGGTCGACTTCTGGGCGCCCTGGTGTGGCCCCTGCCGCATCATTGCCCCGGTCATCGAAGAGCTCGCCGGTCAGTACGAAGGCCGCGTCAAGGTCGCCAAGGTCAACGTCGACGACAACCCCGCCACCAGCGGCCAGTTCCGCGTCATGAGCATCCCCACCATGATCCTGTTCAAGGACGGCCAGCCGGTCGAAGGCATGGTCGGCGCCCAGCCCAAGCGGGCTTTCGAGTCGCTGCTCGACAAGCACCTCGGCACCGCTGTCAACTGA
- a CDS encoding DUF309 domain-containing protein, with protein sequence MLARMNPELRRGADLFNAGHWWEAHEAWEDVWRVSTGEQRALVQALILLAAALHKRWHHGSLAHRNFYKAEKYLDTLPGDFGGVNLLALRGAVWEALNTEGQRPQLPLG encoded by the coding sequence ATGCTGGCCCGCATGAACCCCGAATTGCGGCGCGGCGCCGACCTTTTCAACGCCGGGCACTGGTGGGAAGCCCACGAAGCCTGGGAAGACGTCTGGCGGGTGTCCACCGGCGAGCAGCGGGCGCTGGTCCAGGCGCTGATTCTGCTCGCCGCCGCCCTGCACAAACGCTGGCACCACGGCAGCCTCGCGCACCGCAACTTCTACAAAGCCGAAAAGTACCTGGACACCCTGCCCGGCGACTTCGGCGGCGTGAATCTGCTGGCCCTGCGCGGGGCGGTGTGGGAGGCGCTGAACACGGAAGGGCAGCGCCCGCAGTTGCCGCTGGGATGA
- the trpA gene encoding tryptophan synthase subunit alpha, which produces MTATAETVNRGVQRLHAAFARAGAEGRAAFIPFMTGGYPDAGRFLDVAGELLSRADIMEVGIPYSDPLGDGPTIQRASEQALAGGTSTRRTLDLVRELRRKYDTPLVIMTYVNPIYAVGPAEFMRLAQAAGVDGLILPDLPPDQDLEIADLAAQHGLGVTFLIAPTSTPERVELVAGACTGFLYAASVTGVTGTREGSALGEVPRMLALARQHAQVPVVVGFGVKDAATARQVAQVADGVVVGSAFIGAVEAGQDVGALADEIAAGCRR; this is translated from the coding sequence ATGACCGCCACCGCCGAAACCGTGAACCGGGGCGTGCAGCGCCTCCACGCCGCCTTTGCCCGTGCCGGGGCCGAGGGCCGCGCCGCCTTCATTCCCTTCATGACCGGCGGTTACCCCGACGCGGGACGCTTTCTGGACGTGGCGGGCGAACTGCTCTCCCGCGCCGACATCATGGAAGTCGGGATTCCCTATTCCGACCCGCTCGGTGACGGCCCCACCATTCAGCGGGCGTCGGAGCAGGCCCTCGCGGGCGGCACCAGCACCCGGCGCACCCTGGATCTGGTGCGCGAACTGCGCCGGAAGTACGACACGCCTCTCGTCATCATGACCTATGTCAACCCCATCTACGCCGTCGGACCCGCCGAATTCATGCGGCTGGCGCAGGCGGCGGGAGTGGACGGGCTGATTCTGCCCGACCTGCCGCCGGACCAGGACCTCGAAATTGCCGACCTCGCCGCGCAGCACGGCCTGGGGGTGACCTTCCTCATCGCGCCGACCTCCACCCCGGAGCGCGTGGAGCTGGTGGCCGGGGCCTGCACCGGCTTTCTGTACGCCGCCAGCGTGACCGGCGTGACCGGCACCCGCGAAGGCTCGGCGCTCGGCGAAGTGCCCCGGATGCTGGCCCTCGCCCGCCAGCACGCCCAGGTGCCGGTGGTCGTGGGCTTCGGCGTCAAGGACGCGGCCACCGCCCGGCAGGTCGCGCAGGTCGCCGACGGCGTGGTGGTCGGCAGCGCCTTTATCGGCGCGGTGGAGGCTGGGCAGGACGTGGGCGCCCTCGCCGACGAAATCGCTGCCGGGTGCCGCCGGTAA
- the trpB gene encoding tryptophan synthase subunit beta, which translates to MSLSIPSFPLPDARGRYGRFGGRYVPETLIPALDELEQAYEAAKRDPAFLDELDRLLREFVGRPNSLYLAERLTEHAGGARIYLKREDQNFTGAHKINNCLAQALLARRMGKKKVIAETGAGQHGVATATAAALLGLSCVVYMGEEDIRRQSLNVFRMKLLGAEVRPVTSGTGTLKDATNEAIREWVTHVRDTFYILGSVVGPHPYPAMVRDFQSVIGEEVKVQLQEKEGRSVPDAIVACVGGGSNAIGIFAPFAYLPESERPRLIGTEAAGHGVDSGMHAASVAGGRIGVLHGSMMYLLNDDEGQIVPPHSISAGLDYPGIGPEHCYYSVMGMAEYVPVTDAQALEGLKLLTRLEGIIPALESAHAIYHAVELAGQMKPDEIVVVNLSGRGDKDVNEVMRLLDKAEGQEAQA; encoded by the coding sequence ATGTCTCTTTCCATCCCCAGTTTTCCGCTGCCGGACGCGCGCGGGCGGTATGGCCGCTTTGGTGGACGTTATGTGCCTGAAACACTGATTCCCGCGCTCGACGAACTGGAGCAGGCGTATGAGGCGGCCAAGCGGGACCCCGCCTTTCTGGACGAACTCGACCGCCTGCTGCGCGAATTCGTGGGTCGGCCCAACAGCCTGTACCTCGCCGAGCGCCTGACCGAGCACGCGGGCGGCGCCAGGATTTATCTCAAGCGCGAGGACCAGAACTTTACCGGCGCCCACAAAATCAACAACTGTCTGGCCCAGGCCCTGCTCGCCAGGCGGATGGGCAAGAAAAAAGTGATTGCCGAAACCGGCGCCGGGCAGCACGGGGTGGCGACGGCGACGGCAGCGGCGCTGCTCGGGCTGTCGTGCGTGGTGTACATGGGCGAGGAGGACATCCGCCGTCAGTCGCTCAACGTCTTTCGCATGAAGCTCCTCGGCGCCGAGGTCCGGCCCGTGACCAGCGGCACCGGCACCCTCAAGGACGCCACCAACGAGGCGATTCGTGAGTGGGTCACGCACGTGCGCGACACCTTCTACATCCTGGGCAGCGTGGTGGGGCCGCACCCCTACCCGGCGATGGTCCGCGACTTTCAGAGCGTGATCGGAGAGGAAGTCAAGGTCCAGCTTCAGGAGAAGGAAGGCCGCAGCGTGCCCGACGCCATCGTCGCGTGTGTGGGCGGCGGGTCGAACGCCATCGGGATTTTTGCGCCTTTCGCTTACCTGCCTGAGAGCGAGCGTCCGCGTCTGATCGGCACCGAGGCCGCCGGGCACGGCGTGGACTCGGGGATGCACGCCGCCAGTGTGGCAGGCGGGCGCATCGGGGTGCTGCACGGCTCCATGATGTACCTGCTCAACGACGACGAGGGCCAGATCGTGCCGCCGCATTCCATCAGCGCGGGGCTGGACTACCCCGGCATCGGCCCCGAGCACTGCTACTACTCGGTGATGGGCATGGCCGAATACGTGCCGGTCACCGACGCGCAGGCGCTCGAAGGGCTCAAGCTGCTCACCCGTCTGGAAGGCATCATCCCGGCGCTGGAATCGGCGCACGCCATCTATCACGCCGTAGAACTCGCCGGACAGATGAAGCCGGACGAAATCGTGGTGGTCAACCTCTCGGGGCGCGGCGACAAGGACGTGAACGAGGTGATGCGCCTGCTGGACAAGGCGGAAGGCCAGGAGGCCCAGGCATGA
- a CDS encoding redox-sensing transcriptional repressor Rex: MSDIPTATLGRVVTYVRVLEELEAQNVQQASSGDLARRAGVTPFQVRKDLTYFGRFGTRGIGYTVAVLRRELLRKLGLDQTWNVVIVGMGRLGHAIANYPGASDYQFRNVGLFDVAPDVVGREVRGLTIQHIGQLGPFVASVAGTPRQVDLGLLTVPAEHAQAAAQALAAAGVGGILNFAPAVLQTQDLLVSTPTGEREVTVENVDFLAGMKRLAFYMLGPQAGPTEETV; encoded by the coding sequence GTGTCCGACATCCCGACCGCCACGCTGGGCCGCGTGGTCACCTATGTCCGGGTGCTGGAGGAGCTGGAAGCCCAGAACGTCCAGCAGGCCTCCAGCGGCGACCTCGCGCGGCGGGCCGGGGTCACGCCCTTTCAGGTGCGCAAGGACCTGACCTACTTCGGGCGCTTCGGCACGCGCGGCATCGGGTACACCGTGGCGGTGCTGCGCCGTGAGCTTCTGCGAAAGCTGGGCCTCGACCAGACCTGGAACGTGGTGATCGTCGGCATGGGCCGCCTCGGGCACGCCATCGCCAACTATCCGGGCGCCAGCGACTACCAGTTTCGCAACGTCGGCCTGTTCGACGTGGCTCCGGACGTGGTGGGGCGCGAGGTGCGCGGGCTGACCATTCAGCATATCGGTCAGCTCGGGCCGTTCGTCGCCTCGGTGGCGGGGACCCCCCGGCAGGTGGACCTGGGCCTGCTGACGGTGCCTGCCGAACATGCCCAGGCGGCGGCGCAGGCACTGGCGGCGGCGGGGGTGGGCGGCATCCTCAACTTTGCTCCAGCCGTGCTGCAAACCCAGGACCTGCTCGTGTCTACCCCCACCGGGGAACGGGAAGTCACGGTGGAAAACGTGGATTTCCTGGCTGGTATGAAACGACTCGCCTTCTATATGCTCGGGCCTCAAGCGGGGCCGACGGAGGAAACGGTATGA
- a CDS encoding SPOR domain-containing protein, which translates to MTGARTPSPGRPRPRRTAAGLRRWPEYTAAGLVLALGLGLGSLLLDGKRRPAEEVAAPQPPSTIPVSPGAVTGLSSSAPAAPSAPTQAQAGTIPPAPATPPAPKIPPPVLPEPRRLPAPPTQAKPETAAAGTPASASQTPAAQASAAQTPVAQAPVAQAPAAQAPAAQAPVNQAPTPAAATPARPQPEAPATPEAGAPAQTQSEPDSPAPAPAAGTPAVSPSAQRTPLRSEYRVMLGTFGSEAALRSATAGVGALGYTVYAIDLGNQFVAQVGPFPDEATGQQAAADIRRAYARAELYPPRGRTLQTTAAASASAAPDPAAPAAVTPDPPASEPAAPTEAAAPPAPLPAPAGPVYVQVGAFNTVEGARRFVEQLRAQGFTPSVNAPETGKVTVLLGPLSGDALLAAEGRLDAAGLDHFRLR; encoded by the coding sequence ATGACCGGCGCCCGGACCCCCTCACCCGGACGCCCCCGACCCCGCCGGACCGCTGCCGGTCTGCGCCGCTGGCCTGAATACACGGCTGCCGGTCTGGTCCTCGCCCTGGGCCTGGGCCTGGGGAGCCTTCTGCTCGACGGCAAGCGCCGCCCGGCTGAAGAGGTCGCCGCGCCGCAGCCGCCCTCCACCATTCCGGTGTCTCCTGGCGCCGTGACCGGGCTGTCTTCATCGGCACCCGCCGCGCCCTCGGCGCCCACTCAGGCCCAGGCAGGCACGATTCCTCCGGCCCCGGCGACGCCGCCTGCGCCCAAGATTCCGCCCCCGGTCCTGCCGGAGCCTCGGCGCCTGCCTGCTCCACCCACCCAAGCGAAACCGGAGACCGCCGCAGCGGGCACCCCCGCTTCCGCGTCCCAAACTCCGGCTGCTCAGGCTTCGGCGGCCCAGACCCCAGTGGCCCAGGCTCCAGTGGCCCAGGCTCCGGCAGCCCAGGCTCCGGCAGCTCAGGCTCCTGTGAACCAGGCGCCCACTCCTGCAGCAGCGACTCCGGCCCGGCCACAGCCCGAAGCCCCGGCCACGCCCGAAGCCGGTGCCCCGGCGCAGACGCAGAGCGAACCGGACTCCCCCGCGCCTGCACCGGCTGCGGGCACCCCGGCTGTCTCGCCCAGTGCCCAGCGCACGCCGCTGCGCAGCGAGTACCGCGTGATGCTGGGCACCTTCGGCAGCGAGGCGGCCCTGCGCTCGGCGACGGCGGGAGTGGGCGCCCTGGGATACACCGTCTATGCCATCGACCTGGGGAACCAGTTCGTGGCGCAGGTCGGCCCCTTCCCCGACGAAGCGACCGGCCAGCAGGCCGCCGCCGACATCCGCCGCGCCTACGCCCGGGCCGAGCTGTATCCGCCCCGGGGCCGCACCCTGCAAACCACTGCGGCGGCCTCGGCGTCTGCGGCGCCTGACCCCGCTGCGCCTGCTGCCGTCACGCCTGACCCTCCGGCCAGCGAGCCGGCAGCGCCGACGGAGGCCGCCGCTCCCCCGGCCCCGCTGCCCGCTCCGGCGGGTCCGGTCTACGTGCAGGTCGGGGCCTTCAACACCGTCGAGGGCGCGCGGCGCTTTGTCGAGCAGCTCCGGGCGCAGGGCTTTACCCCCAGTGTCAACGCCCCTGAAACCGGCAAGGTGACCGTGCTGCTCGGGCCGCTGTCGGGGGACGCCCTGCTCGCCGCCGAGGGCCGACTCGACGCGGCGGGCCTCGACCACTTCAGGTTGCGGTGA
- a CDS encoding tetratricopeptide repeat protein translates to MLVSPDTSRFLAARLLLGVWLACGAGAQAQTLMDTSAAIGVQNTLNQVQPGVRQVPGSMTVQFDACQMAPELCKDGQPIGTAPASPASVPGQPQPAQAAPAPAPAAPTVPAQTGQAAAEQTPAARPAPVVVPLTAEQQQLLLGAQAQFASGRFAQARNEFEALIVRNYSSPEPHFGLGLALYQLGDLRGAAFEFGQFMQFAPQRYEGPYNLGVIAAREGRYPEALRLYGDALALAVSAPPAARETLLQALATEQGRVKDYAALSATYAALRTANPENVEYIYRHAQTLYRAGQYADALPVTYAVLERKPSSLQAALLLADLYVAQGLPDRAVRELSAAAARVLTGTDRAALLLRQSALLQAQKNLRGALNAASEARQEDRRLPAAVVREAELLALLGQRAAAIRAYRDALALTPKSARLHGALAALYLEGNQYQEAAQAAQQALRLTPDASTQARAQYVRGVVAYRQGRYAQARAALNSSVLAVPDADSLLWLGLSYYALKDYASAVPVLSESVRLRPTPAARQNLAAALLATARYAEAEALLRGLVTDEAKNAEGWYLLGLSQRAQQRPDEARQSFKTAAGLGSSRAKDALK, encoded by the coding sequence ATGCTTGTTTCCCCTGACACTTCCCGGTTTCTCGCCGCCCGCCTGCTTCTTGGGGTCTGGCTGGCCTGCGGCGCGGGTGCCCAGGCCCAGACCCTGATGGATACCTCAGCCGCCATCGGGGTGCAGAACACCCTCAACCAGGTGCAGCCCGGCGTCCGGCAGGTGCCCGGTTCCATGACCGTGCAGTTCGACGCCTGCCAGATGGCCCCCGAACTGTGCAAGGACGGCCAGCCCATCGGCACTGCCCCGGCGTCTCCGGCCTCCGTTCCCGGTCAGCCTCAACCCGCCCAGGCTGCACCCGCCCCGGCTCCCGCTGCGCCGACTGTACCCGCACAGACCGGTCAGGCGGCGGCCGAACAGACCCCCGCCGCCCGGCCCGCGCCTGTGGTGGTGCCGCTGACCGCCGAGCAGCAGCAACTGTTGCTGGGGGCACAGGCGCAGTTTGCCTCCGGGCGTTTTGCCCAGGCCCGTAACGAGTTCGAGGCGCTGATCGTGCGCAACTACAGCAGCCCCGAGCCGCACTTCGGGCTGGGTCTGGCGCTGTATCAGCTCGGGGACCTGCGAGGGGCCGCGTTCGAGTTCGGGCAGTTCATGCAGTTCGCTCCCCAGCGGTACGAAGGGCCTTACAACCTGGGCGTCATCGCGGCCCGGGAAGGCCGCTACCCCGAGGCGCTGCGGCTGTACGGCGACGCGCTGGCGCTGGCGGTCTCAGCCCCGCCTGCCGCCCGGGAAACGCTGCTGCAGGCGCTGGCGACCGAGCAGGGGCGGGTCAAGGACTACGCGGCCCTCTCGGCGACCTACGCCGCGCTGCGGACGGCCAATCCGGAAAACGTCGAGTACATTTACCGCCACGCCCAGACGCTCTATCGGGCCGGACAGTATGCCGACGCGCTGCCGGTGACCTACGCGGTGCTGGAACGCAAGCCCAGCAGTCTGCAAGCGGCGCTGCTGCTGGCTGATCTGTACGTCGCCCAGGGGCTGCCCGACCGCGCCGTGCGCGAACTCAGCGCCGCCGCCGCGCGGGTGCTGACCGGCACCGACCGGGCGGCGCTGCTGCTGCGGCAGTCTGCCTTGCTTCAGGCCCAGAAGAACCTGCGCGGCGCCCTGAACGCGGCCAGCGAAGCCCGGCAGGAAGACCGCCGCCTGCCTGCCGCCGTGGTCCGCGAGGCCGAACTGCTCGCCCTGCTCGGCCAGCGTGCGGCCGCGATTCGGGCCTACCGTGACGCGCTGGCGCTCACGCCGAAGTCGGCGCGGCTTCACGGCGCCCTCGCCGCGCTGTATCTGGAAGGCAACCAGTATCAGGAGGCGGCCCAGGCCGCTCAGCAGGCGCTCAGGCTCACGCCCGACGCCAGCACCCAGGCGCGGGCGCAGTACGTGCGTGGCGTGGTCGCCTACCGCCAGGGCCGGTACGCCCAGGCCCGCGCCGCGCTCAATTCCAGCGTGCTGGCCGTGCCCGACGCCGACAGTCTGCTGTGGCTGGGCCTGAGCTACTACGCCCTGAAGGACTACGCCTCGGCGGTGCCGGTCCTGAGCGAGAGCGTGCGGCTGCGGCCCACCCCCGCCGCCCGGCAAAACCTCGCCGCCGCCCTGCTCGCCACCGCCCGCTACGCGGAAGCCGAGGCGCTGCTGCGTGGTCTGGTGACCGACGAGGCCAAGAACGCCGAGGGCTGGTACCTGCTGGGACTCTCGCAGCGTGCCCAGCAACGCCCCGACGAAGCCCGTCAGTCCTTCAAGACCGCCGCTGGCCTCGGCAGCTCGCGGGCCAAGGACGCGCTCAAATGA
- the rlmN gene encoding 23S rRNA (adenine(2503)-C(2))-methyltransferase RlmN: MRLLLDLHPDDYPLEGFRRKQLLEWVFVQGVGAFDTMTNLPAGLRAQLEAEYRLNPFQDIETVRSHDGSVKYLFTLLDGRQMEAVYMPYLDRKTICVSTMVGCPARCAFCATGKMGFGRNLTPGEIVGQVLAVAGGEGISPREIRNLVFMGMGEALLNYEHSMAAARVLLHPDALGMSKRRVTLSTVGIAKGIRRLAEEDDLGIKLAISLHAPDEETRQKIIPTGAANSIDEIMAAARDYQSVTGRRVTMEYTMLRGVNDHLWQAELLADRLSGLVSHVNLIPMNPWEGSDFESSSEEQIQAFYDALQDRGVDVSVRRSRGKDAGAACGQLALRRPGARTGAVGAA, translated from the coding sequence ATGCGCCTGCTTCTCGACCTGCACCCTGACGACTATCCCCTGGAGGGCTTTCGCCGCAAGCAACTGCTGGAGTGGGTCTTCGTGCAGGGGGTGGGGGCCTTCGACACCATGACCAACCTGCCCGCCGGGCTGCGGGCACAGCTGGAAGCCGAGTACCGCCTCAACCCCTTTCAGGACATCGAAACCGTGCGCAGCCACGACGGCTCGGTCAAGTACCTCTTTACCCTGCTCGACGGGCGGCAAATGGAAGCGGTCTACATGCCTTACCTCGACCGCAAGACCATCTGTGTGTCCACCATGGTCGGTTGCCCGGCCCGCTGCGCCTTTTGCGCGACCGGAAAAATGGGCTTCGGGCGCAACCTGACTCCGGGCGAAATCGTGGGACAGGTGCTGGCGGTGGCCGGGGGCGAGGGGATTTCCCCGCGTGAGATTCGCAACCTGGTGTTCATGGGCATGGGCGAGGCGCTGCTCAACTACGAGCACAGCATGGCGGCGGCCCGCGTGCTGCTGCACCCCGACGCGCTGGGCATGAGCAAGCGCCGCGTGACCCTCTCGACGGTGGGCATCGCCAAAGGGATTCGCCGCCTCGCCGAAGAAGACGACCTGGGCATCAAGCTCGCCATCTCGCTGCACGCCCCCGACGAGGAGACGCGCCAGAAGATCATCCCCACCGGCGCGGCCAACTCGATTGACGAGATCATGGCGGCGGCCCGCGATTACCAATCGGTGACCGGGCGGCGCGTGACGATGGAATACACCATGCTGCGCGGCGTCAACGACCATCTGTGGCAGGCCGAACTGCTCGCCGACCGCCTGAGCGGGCTGGTCAGCCACGTCAACCTCATTCCCATGAACCCCTGGGAAGGCTCGGACTTCGAGTCGAGCAGCGAGGAGCAGATTCAGGCGTTTTACGACGCTCTTCAGGACCGGGGGGTGGACGTGTCGGTGCGGCGCTCGCGCGGCAAGGATGCCGGAGCCGCCTGCGGGCAGCTCGCGTTGCGGCGTCCCGGCGCCCGCACCGGAGCGGTCGGCGCCGCCTGA
- a CDS encoding metallophosphoesterase — protein sequence MSLDPLRPEPASASACPLWVVGDIHGAHDKLRALLLRAGLTDALGRWTGGAARLVFLGDYFDRGPDGLGVLRLVRSLEAQARAAGGEVTALLGNHEVMFLAAALFREHDPRDRLGFFEYWRVNGGQLSDLERLAPDDLAWLRARPLLAHAQGWLLLHADSPFYLGLGDTVPEVNARAAELLLSSEAASWSAFANAFVDRLKFAGPDGAAQARRVLERFGGERLVHGHTPTPLLLQGSGHDLPDGPTVPVLYAEGLCLALDSGMAYFPEAGFVARLGELAPQGRPERLLTELVTLPPEFVELPLTGPEAVRGEA from the coding sequence TTGAGTCTGGACCCCCTGCGCCCTGAACCGGCTTCCGCGTCCGCTTGCCCGCTGTGGGTGGTGGGCGACATTCACGGTGCCCATGACAAGCTGCGGGCGCTGCTGCTGCGGGCCGGGCTGACCGACGCCCTGGGCCGCTGGACCGGGGGCGCGGCGCGGCTGGTCTTTCTGGGGGACTATTTCGACCGGGGACCCGACGGACTGGGCGTGCTGCGGCTGGTGCGGTCGCTGGAGGCCCAGGCACGGGCGGCGGGCGGCGAGGTCACGGCGCTGCTGGGCAACCACGAGGTGATGTTTCTGGCGGCGGCGCTGTTTCGCGAGCACGACCCGCGTGACCGGCTGGGCTTTTTCGAGTACTGGCGGGTCAACGGTGGGCAGCTGAGCGACCTCGAACGCCTCGCCCCCGACGACCTGGCCTGGTTGCGTGCCCGGCCCCTGCTGGCCCACGCGCAGGGCTGGCTGCTGCTGCACGCCGACTCACCGTTTTACCTGGGGCTGGGCGACACGGTGCCGGAGGTCAACGCCCGCGCCGCCGAACTGCTGCTCAGCTCCGAAGCGGCCTCGTGGTCGGCGTTCGCCAACGCCTTCGTGGACCGGCTGAAGTTCGCCGGACCGGACGGAGCGGCGCAGGCCCGGCGGGTGCTGGAGCGCTTCGGCGGCGAGCGGCTGGTCCACGGGCACACCCCCACCCCGCTGCTGCTTCAGGGCAGCGGCCACGACCTGCCCGACGGCCCCACCGTGCCGGTGCTCTACGCCGAGGGTCTGTGTCTGGCGCTGGACAGCGGCATGGCCTACTTTCCCGAGGCGGGCTTCGTGGCCCGGCTGGGCGAACTGGCCCCGCAGGGGCGTCCCGAGCGGCTGCTGACCGAACTGGTCACGTTGCCCCCCGAATTCGTCGAGCTGCCCCTGACCGGGCCGGAAGCGGTGCGCGGAGAAGCGTGA
- the hspR gene encoding heat shock protein transcriptional repressor HspR, fused homodimer type yields the protein MGSDAKHRPVYVISVAAELVDMHPQTLRLYERKGLIRPGRSSGKTRLYSERDIEHLREIRRLAQELGVNLAGVEEVMRLQHQLDDLQQEFEAEIERIEDELREQARPQALPAPGAAPDPRDRPVYVISIAAELVDMHPQTLRLYERKGLIRPGRSSGKTRLYSERDIEHLREIRRLTQELGVNLAGVEEIMRLRHELDASRAHLEGNVRRLQDDLSERMTKWRTLPAPTGEQAPDLNPDTGADSGGASEEADDLLAGAADSWPDRTR from the coding sequence ATGGGTTCGGACGCCAAACATCGCCCTGTCTACGTCATCTCGGTGGCGGCGGAACTGGTGGACATGCATCCCCAGACGCTGCGGCTGTACGAACGCAAGGGCCTGATTCGTCCGGGGCGCTCCAGCGGCAAGACCCGGCTGTATTCCGAGCGCGACATTGAGCACCTGCGCGAAATCCGGCGCCTGGCCCAGGAACTCGGTGTCAACCTCGCGGGCGTGGAGGAAGTCATGCGCCTGCAACACCAGCTCGACGACCTGCAACAGGAGTTCGAGGCCGAAATCGAGCGCATCGAGGACGAACTGCGTGAGCAGGCGCGGCCCCAGGCTCTGCCCGCCCCCGGCGCGGCGCCCGACCCGCGTGACCGGCCCGTCTACGTGATTTCCATCGCCGCCGAGCTGGTGGACATGCACCCCCAGACGCTGCGGCTGTATGAACGCAAGGGCCTGATTCGTCCGGGGAGAAGCAGCGGCAAGACCCGGCTGTACTCCGAGCGCGACATCGAGCACCTGCGCGAAATCCGGCGACTGACCCAGGAACTCGGCGTCAACCTCGCGGGCGTCGAGGAAATCATGCGTCTGCGCCACGAACTCGACGCTTCCCGCGCCCACCTGGAGGGCAACGTGCGCCGCTTGCAGGACGACCTCAGCGAGCGCATGACGAAGTGGCGGACCCTGCCTGCCCCCACTGGAGAGCAGGCGCCCGACCTGAACCCCGATACCGGTGCGGACAGCGGCGGCGCCAGCGAGGAGGCCGACGACCTGCTGGCCGGGGCAGCGGACAGTTGGCCGGACCGGACACGTTGA